ATAGAAGAAAAAAAACTAGAATTGCAAAAAGCGTTAATTGATGGGTTTAGTGTCATATTGGTTCCAAGACCTTGGCCAAAACAACCTGATAAACACTTTATGCCATCTGAGATTGCAGAATACCTTAGAAAAAATGGATTTGATACAAAAAATATGAAGGTTCATGTGTTTGAGGCTCTAACAACTGAAAATGAGACATGGTTTGTTGGCAAAGTAAGTGAGTTAGAAGGAAGGAAATTTTCTGATTTGTCTGTTATGGTTTTTGATCAAGCGGTTTTGGATTCTTACATGAATTACAAGTGGCAGTGGAAAAACTAAATAAGTTAATTATACAATAATGGAAATTTCAGAAGACATTCCACCATATCCAGGATCAATTCTTTGTTTTGGATTTAATGATGTGTCATGATGACATGCTTTGTTGCATACAGGACAGAATTTTCTGTCTAGCACTATACACTGACATATGTGGTTTTTTACATATGCTTGTGCAGCTTGGTTCCATTCTCCAGTACCGTTACAGTATACGCACATGTTAGATGAGATTGTCCCTACACCCTTGCAGAAATCACACATGTCCTCAGTCATTTATGATCTTATTTTCTAGAACCAATATATTTTAACATATTTTAATTGCCTAGATTCTGGCTCTGACCTATTACAAGATTGTTAATGTTTGGAAAAACATATGCTACAATTTTCATCCATGGGTAATTAGGATCATACAATCTGTAAAAACCGGCATCATCAAATGTGATAGATAATGATTTTCCGGGTTGGATGTCTTCAGTTGCTATTCGTCCATCAGCTGTGAATGGATTGTGACGATCTCCATAATTTTCCTTTCCACTAAATATGCTATGAGAAACAACATCATTGTTTACGATTGTAATTGATGTTCCAGGTTCTATTGAGATTCTATCTAGTGAAAAATATCTCAAGCTTTCTGCACCTGAAAGTCCAATGTAATTAGTGCCAAGATCTTTAGATGATGCGCCTTTCATAATTTGTATTGTAAGTTGTTCTTTTGTAGTTGATTCTGTTGGGGTTGGTTTAATTTTTGATAAAGTAGAAAGTTTTGTAGCATAGATTATTTTGTAAGAGTCATCTCCTACTGTAATTCTTCCTGTAAACCAATAGACAGATGCAGTTGTGCTTTCCTCAACTAATCTTCCAAAAAATCTAACTGAAGCTTCATTGCCTGATTCGTTTTCAATGTTTCCATTAATTCTGATATACTTGCCTTCTCTCAGGAATGTCGATTTTAGTTCTGTTGGAAGATAATCTTCGTCATCTAGTGTAATGAATCCATCTTCTATGGTAGATCTAATAGAACTTCCAGTTTGTTGTTGTGTGGATATCGCAAGATCAATTTCTGAGATTCTAATGATTTCTTCAGTTACTGCAAATCCAGAGCCTTCCAAAATCAAGGCGTTGTTTGGGTCAACCTGTCCATAAACATTTGAAAATGAAAATCCTAATGATATTGTAAGTAATACAATTAATCCTACTGTAAGTCCTTTCACTGTATGTTTTTTCAGTTAATTTGGTTTATAATTTGCTACTGAATTATTTTAGACTGATTAGGCAAATCCACGGGTTTACTAAAATTAGAATCCTAGTATGTCAAAACCTTGCTCACCAGCAAGTTTAATCATATAATCTTCTAAAAATCCGCCAATTAGAAGCAATCCGATAACTATTCCAACCTCTATTCCAGTAGGTCTGATAAATGGAATCAAGTTTGTTTTTTTACCTATTGCCCTAATCAAAATGAAACTTCTTGATGTTGCCATGGAGTAGGCAACAAGCTCCATTAATCCGAATGGTGAGAGATATAGAATTGCAAGAGGAGGAATCTCAGCCAGTTGAGGAGTTATTGAAACAATGGCAGAAAATGCAAATCCTGTAGACCATGCAGAAAACAGACCCCATGCAACACCAAATCCCGGAATAAACATGGGCAATGAAATTGTAGTGTTATGTACAAAGATTCCTACAGCATCAATATCCTTTACTAATTCTTCAAATTCACCCATGAATGTATTTGCTTCCTCATCAGATACTTCAGACATTGAACCGATCTGATATGCTGCTGAAAAAAGACCCATGAAAATAAAGAAGAGGATTATTCTGGTTCTTGACACATTGTACTATTCATGGTTGAATATTTGAGGGTTCGGAGTACAGGGAGATTTAATTAAACCAGAAAATATTCTTCGATGTTGAAAAAGGAACTTGCCTTTGCCTTGAATTATGCGTTGAACAAGGGCTTTCAGATTCATCCCAATGCATTTAAGATTCTCGAAGATATTGATGTAAAAAAACTCGAGAAAATAATTAGGGAGATTGTCAGGGAAAAATCAAAACAGAAAATGTTTCAGATTAATCAGGATGATCTTGAGACATATCTTGGAATCAAAGATGATCCAACTTTACAAAATGAAATAAAGGTACTCTCTGATCCTACCCCAAAAATCACCTCAGGTGAGGGCGTAAAAGGGTATAATGCATTATTTTCTAGTCGGTTTAACAAGTTAAAGAGAATCATCTCAGACAGACCAGAATCAAGGATGCTCAAATCTATCGCATCTGTAAAAACTGCAAAATCCGAGGATGATATGTATGTCTGTGGACTGGTCTCGATTAGAAGTACTGAAAGAAACATTACCAAATTAGTATTAGAGGATCCCTCAGGCACATTTGAAGGAATTGTATTTGATGGGGAGCTGCAAACAACTGCAGGTACTTTGCTTATTGATCAATTTGTTATGGCAAGAGTAAGCATGGGAAAGAATGCAGGTTTTATCATAAAAGATTTGATTCTTCCAGATATTCCAGATCAGGCCTCAAACAGGTCTGAAAGTGAGGCATATGCCGTATTTCTTTCAGATTTGCATATAGGAAGTAAATACTTCATGGAAGAGGAATTTACAGAATTTGTTGATTGGATCTCTAGTCCGGATCCTGTTGCAAAACGAATTCGATTCGTGTTGATTGGGGGAGATGCCGTAGACGGTGTAGGAATATATCCTAATCAAGACAAAGAGTTGGTTTGTCAGACAATTGAGGAGCAACTAATGAAGATGGAAGGATTATTAGATAAGATTCCAAAACATGTCAAAA
Above is a window of Nitrosopumilus sp. K4 DNA encoding:
- a CDS encoding plastocyanin/azurin family copper-binding protein, with protein sequence MKGLTVGLIVLLTISLGFSFSNVYGQVDPNNALILEGSGFAVTEEIIRISEIDLAISTQQQTGSSIRSTIEDGFITLDDEDYLPTELKSTFLREGKYIRINGNIENESGNEASVRFFGRLVEESTTASVYWFTGRITVGDDSYKIIYATKLSTLSKIKPTPTESTTKEQLTIQIMKGASSKDLGTNYIGLSGAESLRYFSLDRISIEPGTSITIVNNDVVSHSIFSGKENYGDRHNPFTADGRIATEDIQPGKSLSITFDDAGFYRLYDPNYPWMKIVAYVFPNINNLVIGQSQNLGN
- a CDS encoding stage II sporulation protein M, with translation MGLFSAAYQIGSMSEVSDEEANTFMGEFEELVKDIDAVGIFVHNTTISLPMFIPGFGVAWGLFSAWSTGFAFSAIVSITPQLAEIPPLAILYLSPFGLMELVAYSMATSRSFILIRAIGKKTNLIPFIRPTGIEVGIVIGLLLIGGFLEDYMIKLAGEQGFDILGF
- a CDS encoding DNA-directed DNA polymerase II small subunit produces the protein MKKELAFALNYALNKGFQIHPNAFKILEDIDVKKLEKIIREIVREKSKQKMFQINQDDLETYLGIKDDPTLQNEIKVLSDPTPKITSGEGVKGYNALFSSRFNKLKRIISDRPESRMLKSIASVKTAKSEDDMYVCGLVSIRSTERNITKLVLEDPSGTFEGIVFDGELQTTAGTLLIDQFVMARVSMGKNAGFIIKDLILPDIPDQASNRSESEAYAVFLSDLHIGSKYFMEEEFTEFVDWISSPDPVAKRIRFVLIGGDAVDGVGIYPNQDKELVCQTIEEQLMKMEGLLDKIPKHVKIIIMPGNHDPGRRALPQPAIPKKYNDSLWERENVVMVGNPAMVSLNGVKVLMFHGQSIDDIVKTTPGLSYDNPVNVMKHLLRARHLSPIYGSQTPIAPEMEDLMVIDDIPDIFHVGHVHRAQLDMYKGVLLVNSGSWQKQTPFQASVGMTPNPGIALLVNLKTLQVFHENYNSNSNNILQS